The region TCCCTAGAGTCACCTGAGATAGGTCCAGCTAGATGCTTGAGTTCAGGCAATGCAATGGAAAGAACTAGGGTTGAACTTTTACTTGATGGTGGTTTTAAGATAGGTAAGAAATTAAAAAAATCTCTTTTGATCACAGAGTGTGTCCCAGGAGGTACATCTACAGCTTTTGCAGTTCTCTCTGGGCTAGGAATAAATGTTAATGGTCTGATAAGTGGAAGCCATAAAAATCCACCTTCAGAATTAAAAACAAAAGTAGTTAAACAAGGACTTCAAGCAGCGAAATTAAAGAAGAACCCATCTTCTGTTGAACTCATGGCTGCTGTTGGTGATCCATTCCAGCCAATTGCAGTTGGTCTTTTAATGGGAGCTAGAGAATCTGGCCAGGAGATTTTATTAGGAGGAGGCTGTCAAATGTTGGCAGTTTTGTCTTTGGCATTAAATGAAATTGAACCTGAATCGCGATCTGAATTTCTTGGTAAAATTTCAATAGGAACCACCTCATGGTTAGTTGATGAATCACTTTCTTCTGCGAAAAATAGAAATTCTTTTATTCATTTAATGAATCATGTCGCTAATTATTTTAAAGTAAATATCCTTGGTCTAGCTAGTGGCTATAGATTTAATGATAGTAATCAAAAGGTTCTTCGAGATTATGAGATTGGTTATATAAAAGAGGGTGTTGGGGCTGGTGCATTATCTTTGCTTGCTCAAATTAAAGGATTGACTCAGAAAGAAATGATTGAAAGGTGTGATATTGAGGTAGGGAATCTATTTAATTCAGATAATGAAAAACTTATCAAGGGATCTAAATAATATGAATACTTATACATTTAGAAGGAGAGAGTTCATCAAGTATGGATTGATTTCTTCTTTGTTTTTATTATCTGGATGCTCAACATATCAAAAGAAATTAGCTTTGAGAGGGATTTCTGATACTTTCCCTAGTGAATTTGTTAATAGTTTATCTACGGGTTGGGAATTTTTTCCTATAAAAGATATCGAATTAAAAACATTTTCTTATAACTCTACTCTTCAAGAAAAAACAGATTTATTAGTCTTAAATGATGGCTGGATTTATGATTTATCTATTAATTCTCTTCGAGAAATAAGAGCAGATAAAATTAGAAAAAATTTCAGTAAACAGGCTAATTCTTTTCTCTATGGGTTAGGCGATGATTATAAAAAGAAGGTTTTACCTTTAGCGGTTAGTCCTTGGGTGATACTTTTCAGAAATGAAGACTCTCTGGCTCTAAAAAACAAGAATTCTTGGGAAGTTATTTTTTCAAGTTCACTAGCAAATCAAATAGTTTTTCCTAATAGTCCTTATCTTCTAATTTCGATAGCAGAAAAAATAGATTTAGTTAATGATTTCTCAAAAATTAAGAGCTATGCCAAAACTTTTGATGATAGGAATGCTTTGAATTGGGTAGTTTCAGGTAGAGCTAATGCAGCAGTTTTACCTTTTTCAAGCTGTGTTGATAGTCTTATTAAAGACCCTCGTTTGTCTGTTCTTTTGCCCCAAGAGGGAAGTCCACTGAATTGGACAGTACTTGCTTCTCCTTCGCTGTCTCCAGAGTATTTCCCAACTGATTGGTTTAATAACTTATGGGGAGATAGTTCTTTGAGTCGTGTAATAAGTAAAGGTTTTTTACCACCAACAGATTTATCAGACTTAAGGAGAAAAAATATAAATGTTCCGCAGAAGTATAAATCTATCTTCCTTCCAGAAGAGAGTGTTTGGAATAAATGTTGGTCATTGCCAAAACTGAGTCTTGAGAGTAAAAAAGACTTGGCTTTAAATTGGAATAATTCATAATCAAACTAAATTTTAAATTCAAAAAACTTTTCAAAGACATTTTTAAATACCATAACTAACATTCTAAAAGTTGTAGACTCAATAATGTTTACTGGCTTAATTCAGTCTATAGGCACGATCAAGAAAAATAATATTGGGGTGGTTGTTGATGGATGTAAGCCTTTTTCACCTTTAAAACTTGGTGATAGTATTTCTGTGGATGGAGTTTGTTTAACAGTTTCTGAATTGATGAACGATTCTTTTACTGCAAATATAAGTGAAGAGACTCTTAAGAGAACAAATCTTGCAGAAAAAGCTCAGAGAAATGGTTTTGTGAATCTTGAGCCAGCATTACGTTTTTCTGACCGATTAGGTGGTCATATTGTTAGTGGACACATAGACGGCTTGGGTGAAGTTGTTTCAATAGAAAACTTGAAAAATTCTTGGAATTTGAGATTATCTTGGGATGATTTGAATTTCTGCAGATATATGTGTGATAAGGCGAGTATTAGCCTAAATGGCATAAGTCTAACTATTGCAGAGATATATCTTGATGGGTCTGAATTTTCAGTAGCCGTAATACCTCACACGTGGTCAAATACATGCTTACAGTTTTTGACAATTGGAGAAAAGGTTAATTTGGAAGTTGACTTGATGGCTAAATACGCAGAAAAACTTCTAAAAGTAAATAATAATAATTCTATTTCCAAGCAAAGGCCAGTAATTAGCTCTCAATGGCTTAACGAGCAAGGTTGGAATTAATAGTTTTATATGATTTCTTTGAGCGACTTATTATTTCTTGAGTGGTAACAAACTTATCGCTCCAGATTCTTTTCGTACATCAATACGAAATTCCTGTCCAGGTTCAAGACCTAGTTTTTTTGTATAGGCATGTCCAATAAGAAGATTTCCATTTCCATGAACTTTAGTCCTGAATTCCGCTTGCCTTCCTCTTGAAGATCTGTTCCCTGCTCTTCCAGGACCATTTGAGCGAAGTTTATAACCTTTCGCTTCAACTAGAGCACGGTAAAAACTTTTGCGTAAAACTCTCCCGCTTGGCCCCACGTAACCACATCCTTTAGCTATTTCGTCTTCTGGACGGTTGCTCAAAGATCTTGCTTTGTCTAGGAGTTCTTTTCCAACAAGCATTTCAGACTGATTTAATTAACTGAATTCTGACCAAAAAGTGGAATTGTGGCAACAAATTAATCGAAAGTTTCTTGCTTAGTATCAATATTTGCCTCTCAAAGCAGGTAAAGGATAATGAATAAAACTACCCAAATCCCGTCTACAAAGTGCCAATAGAGCTCGACTGCCTCAAATGGGAATTTGTTTTCATTATTTACTCGACCAGATGGGACACGTGTTTGCCACCAAATAATCATTATCATTATTGATCCAAGTGTTACGTGAAGCCCATGAAAGCCAGTCAAGGCATAAAAAGTACTTGCAAAAAGATTGTCAGTTAATCCAAAAGGCAAAGTAAAGTACTCAAACATTTGACTGATTAAGAATGCCAGTCCCAATGAGCCTGTTATAAGAAGCCATTTTTGGCATTCTTTTGATTGATTCTTTTCTAGGAATTTCCCAGCTCGATGAAAAGTAAAGCTACTCAAAAGGAGCAAGACAGTATTTAAAGTTGGTAATGGTAGTTCTAATTCGTAAACAGCATCAGGACCAATGGGGTTGACTGCTTTGAAAGTTAG is a window of Prochlorococcus marinus str. MIT 0917 DNA encoding:
- a CDS encoding nicotinate-nucleotide--dimethylbenzimidazole phosphoribosyltransferase translates to MLEDNYVLLPSGVLAFGTGLKEQNIDERVQRWQENITNMAFFLILAGSQTAEIEGISAAGLTAVSRRYTAVADAELLLRGPNLPKRWPLPPLPAGVSPALISYVASRFLKIKPTIISAGLLQTPPFPHLSLESPEIGPARCLSSGNAMERTRVELLLDGGFKIGKKLKKSLLITECVPGGTSTAFAVLSGLGINVNGLISGSHKNPPSELKTKVVKQGLQAAKLKKNPSSVELMAAVGDPFQPIAVGLLMGARESGQEILLGGGCQMLAVLSLALNEIEPESRSEFLGKISIGTTSWLVDESLSSAKNRNSFIHLMNHVANYFKVNILGLASGYRFNDSNQKVLRDYEIGYIKEGVGAGALSLLAQIKGLTQKEMIERCDIEVGNLFNSDNEKLIKGSK
- a CDS encoding AbrB family transcriptional regulator, translated to MLVGKELLDKARSLSNRPEDEIAKGCGYVGPSGRVLRKSFYRALVEAKGYKLRSNGPGRAGNRSSRGRQAEFRTKVHGNGNLLIGHAYTKKLGLEPGQEFRIDVRKESGAISLLPLKK
- a CDS encoding cytochrome c oxidase subunit 3 encodes the protein MTSIVPKEQSSESTKDLSTEEHEDFRLFGLIAFLIADGMTFAGFFAAYLTFKAVNPIGPDAVYELELPLPTLNTVLLLLSSFTFHRAGKFLEKNQSKECQKWLLITGSLGLAFLISQMFEYFTLPFGLTDNLFASTFYALTGFHGLHVTLGSIMIMIIWWQTRVPSGRVNNENKFPFEAVELYWHFVDGIWVVLFIILYLL
- a CDS encoding riboflavin synthase — translated: MFTGLIQSIGTIKKNNIGVVVDGCKPFSPLKLGDSISVDGVCLTVSELMNDSFTANISEETLKRTNLAEKAQRNGFVNLEPALRFSDRLGGHIVSGHIDGLGEVVSIENLKNSWNLRLSWDDLNFCRYMCDKASISLNGISLTIAEIYLDGSEFSVAVIPHTWSNTCLQFLTIGEKVNLEVDLMAKYAEKLLKVNNNNSISKQRPVISSQWLNEQGWN